DNA from Musa acuminata AAA Group cultivar baxijiao chromosome BXJ1-5, Cavendish_Baxijiao_AAA, whole genome shotgun sequence:
ttgtATCGGACCTTCATGAtgatatttatcataataaaggTTGTCTAGTAGCTAAGGGTATCATTGTAATTTTGTATATTGGCTACGAAAAATGATCGATGTGCTCTTGGTGTAATGTTCATCCACGGTCACAGATCATGACTTAATttagtcaacgagcttctcatgcgTCACACTATTCGTGGAGCTCGTTTAATCATTATTGGACCAATTACATGGCAAACTTAACTATGTTGTATAACCGTTTATAACTATGGGTTCTACCTTTAGTGCCTAAACAGAGAAGCATTACTTGGAATATTTAGTTTAGTGTTAGTTAACCCTAACACAATTGTTCCTCCTAACAAACATTGCCGCATGGCTATGTTGTCATCCACATTATACTACAGAGTATTCAGCGTAAAGTTACTAAATGTGGAATACACAGCAAAGTTATATTGATTTCTAGTGTCGTGCAGGATATTAgcttttatatattaaaggtttgTGGGATTCTAATACATATCAGATTAAGGTTTGTCATTCCTTATTCAGAGATGTTATTTTGCAGGAACATAAATATCAAATACTTCTTTGTTGGAGTTTCTGTATTTTAAGATGACTGAATTGTGGATTTAAATTGCCTATGCAGGTGGATAATGCTTGCCGATTATTGTGCGTGGTGTTTCTTCTTCGCTGGGGACAACCCGGAGAGGGCAGCTTGAGATCGGATGAGAACAAGATACTGGTGCTGGCATTGAGTAACTTGGTTGGTGTTGAGAGGAAATAATTGTCTCTTGCTCGAATCTAAATTTGTACTCAGTGGAGGTTGTTTAAAGACACCAATAGTTATATGTACAGAACAGAGGTTGCATCCTATTAATTCAATTACATGATCAAAAGTATCTTTAGTTATGCAACACACAGAGATTGCATGGCTCTTAGGCTCACCAGCCTCCATGGCTATCACTCTCATCCCTATTTACCTCATGTGAATGCCTCTATTCTAGTTTTCAATCTTATGTGAATACCTCATGTAAATGGTATACTACGATGGATGGATAGATTGATAATGTTTAAAGCACGGACTATGCCGATAGGTGGTATCGGTCCACGGGCAGATCGATCGGTATCGGTATATCATATGTCGGTATTAAAGTTTTTTCTTTAGatttttatcctaatttaatgataattttattatatttaattaaaaatgatgTGTATATGAGACACAAATAAATGCATAagaatatgattaatcttaaatACTctcgatttgaatctaaatgtaaGAAAATAGACATAATTGGACTAATGCAAGATAATGATCTTAATCATGTTTAATATTTGTAAGTATGTTTCTTTATATGTCTTTGATTAtatgaaataataaataaaacataGAAAGAAGTTTTATAACTTCAAATTGAAAATTTTCACTATATTGCGAGTTTCAACCCATTTTTTATTCAAATCAATAGCTTGATTgtcattaattttcaatcatgaactttcatataaaaaaaaaaaggaggatgaGTGAAAGAGGAGAAAGGACGGGATTTAAAATGCCTTATTGGGGTCAAACTTGATAAGATTTAGGCTACTAACGAGAAAATTTTGGATCGACAATGATCTGTATTAATTGATATAACATGAGTTTAAATCATATTGATCGATATTTAACTCTTTTCTATTTATTTCTTGGTGTCGCTTGAAACGAGCTGATCTACGTACAAAATGAGTTTCGAGTCGCGGACCGGTACACACCATTTGGAGTTGTACATCAAACATTAATTTTAAGTAATATTATGCAGTGGATAACTCTTATATTTAAATCTATAAAAAAGCATCTCGTACGTAATTTAACATAAATGATAAAATTAGCCAAAAACTAACGCCAGGAAGAAACCCTAGCAGTAACCTCGAGAGGCTGCTTCCACAGATCACTGTCGATCCCGTAAATATTATCATGTGTTCCTCGAACTAATTCCGTACGCACCCAATCAAACTCATCAGTTCTAGAATTACATGTCATCACTCGTGCAAACATAGTATCGTGCACTCTTTCATCAAACATACGTGCAGCAAACTCACGCATACCTGTCCTTTGATTCACCAGTGAAATCTTTATCATAAAATCCATGATGGAGAGGGGCATGAAGATGTCCTGTAACAACGATCTTGGGaattcattttatttttcattcgaAACGTTGATCTTTCAAAAGCATCTAAGATGGCAACAGCAACTAGAAAATAGAGagtttttgaagtatttctagtgatatatacatacatgttggCGAAAACCAAGCTATCTCGTTTCCTTTTCTTCATCCTCGGATATATTGAACAAGAACTTCGGCATCGAGGCTATTCGAGGAAGTATCAGAAGCTCCCCAAAAGACTCTTTTCTTGTGATGGGTGGTTGTGCAGCATCAACAAGCTCATCATCGGATCCAGCATCAACTTGCGCTTCAGCACTGTCCTTCGTTTGAGAATTCTGCGTCGTGCCTGTTCTGTTATCTTTCTGGAGCAGACAGCAAAGAGAATTAACCCTTGAGATGATGGATTGTTCGTCAGAAGTGGCAGAACACTGAGAATCATTGAGAAGATACTGCGCTATATCTTCCAGAACCTCTTTGTCCGGTAGAGCATCGCTAGGCAAGGACGGATTGACTGAAGTCATCTGCTCGGAAATGTGTTGACCTAGGTGGTTTACAAGATCAGTCATAGACATAGATCCTCTTAGTCCAGGCAATTTCAATTGTTCCCACCAGTCAGGACCCCTTTCTTCCGTCTCCTTACTAGTGTTGTTTTCTTCAGTTGACCGAGCTTCGACTCCTACAATGATAGTTTATGTtcatatttagaaaaaaaaaaaatcaaagaactaCTGGAAAGATCATCAATACTGAAAGTAACCTGTATAAGAAAGCAACACACAGTTATCGGAAATTCATAGTTCCAAGTATAGCCTCCTCCTAAGGTATATATCACCCAACTTAATAAAAGATCGCTAACATCAGAGGGTGGTAACAACTGCTGAAAGACAACTGTACATAAGCTCGGTGATGAATGCAAACTTTTCTACTAGGTTAGTAGCAGCTACATACTGCTAATATCACATCAATTTTCCCAAATGACAAATATCAAACTTGACTGACGATTACAGACACCAGATGATATATCAAGCAGGAAAGCAACATGACATATGCAGGGCTAAGATATCAGTCCTCCAAGAAAAGAAAGCAAACATGATAAGATGATCtagtatatcaaaataaagaagtTGAAAAATGAGTATGCCAACAacttaatttttgatattaaacTACAAcaggtgaaaatgaaaaaaaattgacCGAAAGAAAAAGGTCCAGTACATACACTCAAAAAGCCTTAACTGCAGAGTTGAGGAACCCTTTATATGAGACTTCGATAATTTGTTGTTTTGTAACTTGTCATCGAGCATGTAGGTGCGATGATCAAGTATCTTCTTTTAAATGGGAACACGTTTATGAAAAAGGATTTCTATATGCATGATGTGCAAAAACAAAATTCTACCACTAGCTTCCTAATCTTACCAAAGATATGTGATACCAGGAAATGGTTAAATTTCAGAAGGTTACAACTGAAGGCATGTGTTTCATTAGCAAACTAAAATCAATAAGCTAACTTTTACCATAGATCAAAAGGTTAGATGAATTACcaagaaataaatcatataaaaccAATCCCATAACATACTGCTAGAGCTAATCTCATTACCTGAGCATGGTGAAGGAGTATCTTGTGGATCAAAATCTGGTGTCCTTCCAAAAGAATCCCGTACTTCACTCTTATTGGACAGTGATGAAGTTGCACAAGGAGAACCAGATTCACAAAAGCCTGAGAAAGTAGCTCCACAATCTTCCTTACTGCCATCAAGTATATGGCTTTTAGAATCACTGTGATCCTCAAAAACAGAGTATTGAGGTTCAAAGTATGGAGAATCTAACACATCTGGTTGCTGACTAAGTAATTTTAATCTAGGATCGCAATCAATGAGCTTCTCAAAATTCTTGCTCAACAAGCCTTGGGGACATTGAAGGAGATGCCTCCTGCAGCAAGAATTTTGATACAGTTACAATGAGAACACATAGAACTTGATTGAGGTAAAGAAAAATTGATGTTTCTTACAGTATGGAAAACATTTATTTTCCAAAGGAGCACAAcaatatatttgattcaaatcaagaATCAACATCTCAAATGGGTTGAAGCTTTCAATTCTAATGAAGCCTAAAAACTAGTTAAGCAATGGTATGTCATCATTTCTAATTTTGTACTTATACAATAAGATACAAGCAATCTTTCTTCTTATCTCTtgatttttctattttttgtAGTACGTTTCGAGGCAAATTCTGTATGCAAATGTCATGCTAAAAATACAAAAGAGATAGGAAAAATTCTTCAAAGAGAAAAACATGGAGAAGACATGGAACAAAGGAGACACAGAGCATAGTGTGGTCATTATGTTATACTTTTGTATCATTCTTTTTTCCTCTTTGTGCATGGTGGGTTCTTGTCTTATTTTTTCTGTTCTGCTGAGAAGGAGATACTAGGTGCCATGCATATTCTTTCAAGTACAGGGTTCTTATTTTcagaaaagaaaacataaaggACATTGAAGAGCCTCTACACTAAGTTGGGAATTGGGAGAAAATCTATGACAATCAACATAGGCTAACACAAATAATTAATGCCAAAAGTGAAAGAAATCACTGTGATTAGTTTTCAACTTCAAATCTACAGACTTGTGGCAAATGAGGTATTCAATATGACTCTAAAAAGGAAAAACGAATGCAGCTGCTTATTAGCTTGGCATCTCAAATATTTCCCCATAACTGACTGAGACAATgtgttatatttaaattaatatgtAGGTTAATATTAATGATAATATCCTAAATTGGTTTTAATTAACAGTTGGATATGGAGATAGgatttcttttttatcttgttGGGATATGTGAGTTGGGATCATATCATTCAGAGTGCATAAGAGAGAGGAAATATTAGAGACAAATGTCATCGAAAATGAGGGAAGCAATCACAATGCCATCAGAGATAGAGCGAGGTAGATGCCATATCGAATCTGAAACCATTCCTATATATTCCGTTTATCAAATTTTGTCTTAATGACTATCCCACTATCAGAAACTGCTAGTtaatttagatattttaattaataatttagtgTATTTTAATAGTAGTGATGAGACGTGGGTATGATGTATTTTGTTAATTATTAGAAATAACGATCATATTGATTTAGATCTTGCTCTGCAAGTACAATTTCTTTTATGATGAGCTTATGAACAGTATGACCTCATTGTATGAGATGGGTCATATCGCAATGCCTCAGATGGACCTAGCAATGACAATGATACATGGGAAAGGAAGAGGTTGAAACTGTACTGCAATCTGGAACTAGGAACTGAATGTTTTTTTCTCTAAAGAATGTAATATACTTATAACCAGTAATCATCAATCATGAATATATGGAAAAGCCATTGAGAAGTATTTCTTCGTCTCATGATTTAAACTAATCTTGAAAAAAGAAACCAAACCATCTACAACATACTTCCCACTTCATAGTGCCTAATATGAGTAAGATTTTAAAATTCTAAGAATTCACATGTCAACTCTATGTGAAAAGAAGTAAGATTGGTTAAAGGATAATATGGATTATGAAAAGACGCCAGCAGCTGTTCAGTAATACCCCATGGACTTGTATATCACATTTTCATTAACGTCTGTCAGTACGGTGGGCCTAGATAATGAAATACCCCGACAAAATCATATAAATGGACTGGTATCCAATCATCTTAAGCACTATCACTTTGACATCAACATAAAATTCAAGCTAGCTTTAATGAAAATAGgtaaaaaaatggaatgcataatTCTCTTGTGAATTCTTTACAAGCAGGCCCCAGATATGGTCATCAACAGGAGAAACACAGTCCTTTATACAGAATGTCAAATTGTCAAcacaaagcaaaaatgctaagctCAAGTCTGTTCAAATTACTTTCCCCTTTTTCAGAAAAATAAAGGACTATTCGA
Protein-coding regions in this window:
- the LOC135673046 gene encoding uncharacterized protein LOC135673046 gives rise to the protein MVQLPDAGKRRVDSTPHAAPEAAAVKLEIEDPLVDEHGPLNKRSKDASSPNQQAMYYNVLEEPGPLGLRLRKSPSLADLIQMRLSQAKSSGTSCATSLGSSEVGDNKELKSSAASSSSNKIKASNFPATLLRIGTWECVSRYEGDLVAKCYFAKHKLVWEVLEGGLKSKIEFHWSDITAIKAIFSEGGHGTLDIVLARPPLFFRETDPQPRKHTLWQATQDFTNGQASIYRRHLLQCPQGLLSKNFEKLIDCDPRLKLLSQQPDVLDSPYFEPQYSVFEDHSDSKSHILDGSKEDCGATFSGFCESGSPCATSSLSNKSEVRDSFGRTPDFDPQDTPSPCSGVEARSTEENNTSKETEERGPDWWEQLKLPGLRGSMSMTDLVNHLGQHISEQMTSVNPSLPSDALPDKEVLEDIAQYLLNDSQCSATSDEQSIISRVNSLCCLLQKDNRTGTTQNSQTKDSAEAQVDAGSDDELVDAAQPPITRKESFGELLILPRIASMPKFLFNISEDEEKETR